One Amycolatopsis sp. NBC_00355 genomic window carries:
- a CDS encoding SDR family oxidoreductase gives MTSGSSDTILVTGGSGFLGGRIIAQALAAGYRVRTTVRSPDREPRVRRNLEAMGVTAGEALTFVTADLTGDAGWTDAVAGCRYVLHVASPFPAGEPEHEDELIVPAREGTLRVLRAARDARVRRVVVTSSFAAIGYGHPETDRAFTEEDWTDTTGPIAPYIKSKAVAERAAWEFVEHEGNGLELAVVNPVGIFGPVVGADSSSSIGMISQLFTGAMPGTPRLYFAVVDVRDAADLHLRAMTSPKAAGQRFIAAAGDAVSLHEIALAIRDRLGDAANAVPATELPDDVVRAAAENTPALQGMLPNLGVIRHVSNEKARTVLEWQPRSAADAVVATAESLLALGLLPTRHTPAR, from the coding sequence ATGACCAGCGGTTCCAGCGACACCATCCTCGTCACCGGAGGCTCCGGGTTTCTGGGCGGTCGCATCATCGCCCAGGCCCTGGCCGCGGGCTACCGCGTGCGCACCACGGTGCGCTCCCCGGATCGCGAACCCCGGGTCCGGCGGAACCTCGAGGCCATGGGCGTTACCGCGGGTGAAGCACTCACCTTCGTCACGGCCGACCTCACCGGCGACGCGGGCTGGACCGACGCCGTGGCCGGCTGCCGGTACGTCCTGCACGTCGCCTCTCCGTTCCCCGCCGGGGAGCCCGAGCACGAGGACGAGCTGATCGTGCCCGCGCGGGAAGGCACGCTGCGGGTGCTGCGCGCTGCGCGTGACGCCCGGGTGCGGCGGGTGGTCGTCACGTCCTCGTTCGCCGCGATCGGCTACGGCCACCCCGAGACCGATCGCGCGTTCACCGAAGAGGACTGGACGGACACGACCGGGCCGATCGCCCCGTACATCAAATCCAAGGCCGTGGCCGAACGCGCGGCGTGGGAGTTCGTCGAGCACGAGGGCAACGGCCTGGAGCTGGCCGTGGTCAACCCGGTCGGCATCTTCGGACCGGTCGTCGGCGCCGATTCCTCCTCCTCGATCGGCATGATCAGCCAGCTGTTCACCGGCGCCATGCCCGGCACCCCTCGCCTGTACTTCGCGGTGGTCGACGTCCGGGACGCCGCCGACCTGCACCTGCGCGCGATGACCAGCCCCAAGGCCGCCGGGCAGCGGTTCATCGCCGCCGCGGGCGATGCGGTGTCCCTGCACGAAATCGCCCTGGCCATCCGCGACCGGCTCGGCGACGCGGCGAACGCGGTGCCCGCCACCGAACTGCCGGACGACGTGGTCCGCGCCGCGGCCGAGAACACCCCGGCGTTGCAGGGCATGCTGCCCAACCTCGGCGTGATCCGCCACGTCTCCAACGAGAAGGCCCGCACGGTACTCGAGTGGCAACCGCGCTCCGCCGCGGACGCCGTCGTCGCGACCGCGGAAAGCCTGCTCGCCCTCGGTCTGCTCCCCACCCGGCACACGCCCGCGCGGTAG
- a CDS encoding TetR/AcrR family transcriptional regulator: MSKQTPPTPAARSVRRKRLTAEREREILDATFELVAEVGYDHATVDEVARRTRSSTATLYRQWDNKPTLVITALRTRKYPPLPPIDTGDLRGDLVALARRMPPPHPAGAPTLGIWQAVMSDPALAQALRDVLLAPYLKALHTILERHVERGAIRPDNPALEHAEMFLLGSFFIEKLFNGEEATAQQLIAVMDALLLPALTADTTR; the protein is encoded by the coding sequence ATGAGCAAGCAGACGCCGCCAACGCCGGCAGCGAGGTCGGTGCGGCGTAAGCGGCTGACCGCCGAGCGGGAACGCGAGATCCTGGACGCGACGTTCGAGCTGGTCGCCGAGGTCGGCTACGACCACGCCACGGTCGACGAGGTCGCGCGGCGCACCCGGTCCAGTACCGCCACGCTGTACCGGCAGTGGGACAACAAACCCACCCTGGTGATCACCGCGCTCCGCACCCGCAAATACCCGCCGTTGCCCCCGATCGACACCGGCGACCTGCGCGGGGACCTGGTCGCACTGGCCCGGCGCATGCCCCCACCCCATCCCGCAGGCGCCCCCACGCTGGGGATCTGGCAGGCGGTGATGTCCGACCCGGCACTGGCCCAGGCCCTGCGCGACGTCCTGCTCGCCCCCTACCTCAAGGCGCTGCACACGATTTTGGAGCGGCACGTCGAGCGTGGGGCGATCCGGCCGGACAACCCGGCGCTGGAGCACGCCGAGATGTTCCTGCTCGGCAGCTTCTTCATCGAGAAGCTCTTCAACGGCGAAGAAGCCACCGCGCAGCAGCTGATCGCCGTGATGGATGCCCTGCTGCTCCCTGCTCTCACCGCCGACACGACACGTTGA
- a CDS encoding epoxide hydrolase family protein, with protein sequence MTENNTLTPFRIDIPQTGIDDLRNRLAHTRWPIPTPDRDDRTDFSRGIPLVYLKELAEYWRDGFDWRAQEEKLNELEQSTTVVDGQTFHVVHVRSANPQATPLVLNHGWPGSFVDYQRLIPLLTDEFHVVIPSLPGFGFSTPLSGTGWELARTTDAYAEIMTRLGYARFAAHGTDVGAGTTGRLAALHPERVIGTHIGCDPRLLGLLGVKFPFPEGLSDDEIAQIEAVRTEDAADHGYLLMQDHRPDTIGAALTDSPVAQLAWIAEKFKTRTGGAYRTPDESVDRDQLLTNISLYWFTRSGASSAQFYYESEHSGLDLVMASGVPSGWAVFDTHPLVRRAMDPWKAIGHWSEFTQGGHFPAMEEPKLLADDIRAFFRGIS encoded by the coding sequence ATGACCGAGAACAACACCCTCACCCCGTTCCGCATCGACATCCCGCAGACGGGTATCGACGACCTGCGCAACCGGCTGGCACACACGCGCTGGCCGATCCCCACGCCGGACCGGGACGATCGCACCGACTTCAGCCGCGGCATCCCACTGGTGTACCTGAAGGAGCTCGCCGAGTACTGGCGCGACGGATTCGACTGGCGCGCGCAGGAGGAGAAGCTCAACGAGCTCGAACAGTCCACGACGGTCGTCGACGGCCAGACGTTCCACGTCGTCCACGTTCGATCGGCGAACCCGCAGGCCACCCCGCTGGTCCTGAACCACGGCTGGCCGGGATCGTTCGTCGACTACCAGCGACTCATCCCGCTGCTGACCGACGAGTTCCACGTGGTCATCCCGTCGCTGCCCGGCTTCGGGTTCTCCACCCCGCTGTCAGGAACCGGCTGGGAGCTGGCGCGCACGACGGACGCTTACGCCGAGATCATGACGCGGCTCGGCTACGCGCGGTTCGCAGCGCACGGCACCGACGTCGGTGCGGGCACCACCGGCCGCCTCGCGGCACTCCACCCGGAGCGGGTCATCGGCACACACATCGGCTGCGACCCCCGGCTGCTCGGGTTGCTCGGCGTCAAGTTCCCTTTCCCCGAGGGCCTGTCCGATGACGAGATCGCCCAGATCGAAGCAGTGCGCACCGAGGACGCGGCCGATCACGGATATCTCCTGATGCAGGACCACCGTCCCGACACGATCGGCGCGGCACTCACCGACTCGCCGGTCGCCCAGCTCGCGTGGATCGCCGAGAAGTTCAAGACCAGGACCGGCGGCGCCTACCGGACGCCGGACGAGTCGGTCGACCGCGACCAGCTCCTCACGAACATCAGCCTGTACTGGTTCACCCGCAGCGGCGCGTCGAGCGCGCAGTTCTACTACGAGTCCGAGCACTCCGGACTCGACTTGGTCATGGCCTCCGGCGTGCCGTCCGGATGGGCCGTGTTCGACACCCACCCTCTCGTGCGCCGCGCGATGGACCCGTGGAAAGCGATCGGCCACTGGAGCGAGTTCACCCAGGGCGGTCACTTCCCCGCGATGGAGGAGCCGAAGCTGCTCGCGGACGACATCCGCGCTTTCTTCCGCGGCATTTCCTGA
- a CDS encoding helix-turn-helix transcriptional regulator — translation MLETSARLLELLSLLQLKRDWTSTELAGRLDVSTRTVRADIGKLRSLGYPVDARRGVAGGYRLAAGTAMPPLLLDDDEAVAVAVGLGAVATQRLGVEETSLTALAKLEQVLPSRLRRRVEAVREATSVVPGAGPPLDLSVLGAVAAAIRGHERLRFGYTKRGGDKEARHTEPQRLVSWGALWYLLAWDLDRDDWRVFRVDRMVPHAPTGARFRPRVIPRDRVVEFVVGRISKGAWNYRARVLVHAPAATVAAKIHIPVDIEVVDEFTCQVEVGSDDPDRLALWMTQLDVDIEVIDGDELAVAFERLATRLRRAAGDAST, via the coding sequence ATGTTGGAGACCTCGGCCCGTCTGCTCGAACTGCTGTCGTTGCTCCAGCTCAAGCGCGACTGGACGAGCACCGAGCTCGCCGGCCGGCTCGACGTGAGCACCAGGACTGTGCGCGCCGACATCGGCAAGCTGCGGTCGCTCGGGTATCCCGTGGACGCGCGCCGCGGCGTCGCGGGCGGGTACCGGCTGGCCGCTGGGACGGCGATGCCCCCGCTGCTGCTCGACGACGATGAGGCCGTCGCCGTCGCGGTCGGACTGGGTGCGGTCGCGACCCAACGGCTCGGAGTCGAAGAGACATCGCTCACCGCGCTCGCGAAGCTGGAGCAGGTGCTGCCCTCGCGTCTGCGTCGGCGCGTGGAGGCGGTACGCGAGGCGACGAGCGTTGTTCCAGGGGCGGGGCCGCCGCTGGATCTCTCGGTTCTCGGCGCGGTCGCCGCCGCGATCCGCGGCCACGAACGGCTCCGGTTCGGGTACACGAAGCGCGGGGGCGACAAAGAGGCGCGCCACACCGAACCGCAACGGCTGGTCAGCTGGGGAGCGCTCTGGTATCTGCTCGCGTGGGATCTCGACCGTGACGACTGGCGGGTCTTCCGGGTCGACCGCATGGTTCCGCACGCACCGACGGGTGCGCGGTTCCGGCCGCGGGTGATCCCGCGCGACAGGGTCGTCGAGTTCGTCGTCGGACGCATCAGCAAGGGAGCCTGGAACTACCGCGCCCGGGTACTCGTGCACGCTCCCGCCGCCACGGTCGCCGCGAAGATCCACATCCCGGTCGACATCGAGGTGGTCGACGAGTTCACGTGCCAAGTCGAGGTGGGTTCCGACGACCCGGACCGGCTCGCGTTGTGGATGACCCAGCTCGACGTCGACATCGAGGTGATCGACGGAGACGAGCTCGCGGTGGCGTTCGAGCGCCTCGCGACGAGGTTGCGCCGCGCGGCGGGCGACGCATCCACGTGA